One part of the Syntrophorhabdaceae bacterium genome encodes these proteins:
- a CDS encoding septum formation initiator family protein — protein sequence MTENPVKRYGFIILISMLFFQIAFSDGGVYDCIKTKRKIGAIDQAIRKTEKENAMLAQELEKLQKDDQYLEDVVRIKYGFVRDGEKVYRVEK from the coding sequence ATGACTGAAAATCCCGTCAAGCGATACGGCTTCATAATCCTTATATCCATGCTTTTTTTCCAGATAGCATTTTCGGACGGTGGTGTCTACGATTGCATCAAGACGAAAAGAAAAATAGGTGCCATCGATCAAGCGATCCGAAAGACAGAAAAGGAAAACGCCATGCTCGCGCAGGAACTGGAAAAATTGCAGAAAGATGATCAGTATCTGGAAGATGTGGTGAGGATAAAGTACGGTTTCGTGAGGGATGGGGAAAAGGTATACAGGGTTGAAAAATGA
- a CDS encoding radical SAM protein: MKYEGAIYRPPSEAESLILQVTIGCSHNKCTFCGSFKEKKFRLRSFEEVKEDVDEARQYARYIKKVFIADGDALIIPQKKLIPIVELIKNAFPKLERIGLYGNTKSILKKSVEELKTLKELGVGIIYLGVESGDQVVLDRVCKGTILDKTAQAASRVKEAGIILSVTVLLGLGGVERSAIHAEQTGKFLTRIQPDYAGALSVIVVPGTPLAEEVKKGTFKVPDPYMLLEELDVMIKNIDADHMYFASNHASNYLPVKGWLPEEKQKMLKAIEYVLRQKDPSMLRPEFMRAL; the protein is encoded by the coding sequence ATGAAATACGAAGGCGCTATTTACCGGCCGCCGAGCGAGGCGGAGAGTCTGATTTTGCAGGTAACGATCGGATGTTCCCACAACAAATGCACATTCTGCGGTTCTTTTAAAGAGAAGAAGTTTCGTCTCCGTTCCTTCGAAGAAGTAAAAGAAGATGTTGATGAGGCCAGGCAATACGCCCGCTACATTAAGAAGGTCTTTATCGCCGACGGGGATGCGCTTATCATCCCGCAAAAAAAGCTTATACCCATTGTGGAGCTTATTAAGAACGCATTCCCGAAACTTGAACGCATAGGCCTCTACGGTAATACCAAATCGATTCTCAAGAAATCAGTTGAAGAGCTCAAGACCCTGAAAGAATTAGGCGTAGGTATCATTTACCTTGGCGTAGAGTCGGGAGACCAGGTTGTCCTCGACCGGGTGTGCAAGGGAACAATCCTCGACAAGACCGCTCAAGCGGCGAGTAGGGTAAAAGAGGCCGGCATCATCCTCTCTGTCACTGTCCTTCTCGGCCTGGGAGGGGTTGAGAGGAGCGCGATCCACGCAGAACAGACAGGTAAATTCCTCACGAGGATTCAGCCGGATTACGCAGGGGCGTTAAGCGTGATTGTTGTGCCGGGAACACCGCTTGCCGAAGAAGTGAAAAAGGGTACGTTCAAAGTCCCCGATCCCTATATGCTCCTCGAGGAGCTTGACGTCATGATAAAGAACATCGATGCTGACCACATGTACTTCGCATCCAATCACGCCTCCAACTATCTCCCGGTCAAAGGGTGGCTTCCGGAGGAGAAACAGAAGATGCTCAAAGCCATTGAATATGTCTTGCGTCAGAAAGACCCTTCCATGTTGCGTCCCGAATTTATGAGGGCGCTCTGA